The Streptomyces pratensis genomic interval CCGCCCGCCCCTCCTGGAGCGAGAAGGCCAGGTCGGTCAGATCGAGCCGCGACTGCTCCTCGACGAAGACGAGGAGATCACGCACCCGGGTGTCCAACTGCTCTTCCGTCACCGCCGACAGGATGATCACGACAGCCGACGACTCGGCGTGTTCACATGTGTCACGCATAGCGATACTCCTCCAGCACCACGTGGGCGTTCGTCCCGCTGAATCCGAAAGAGCTCACGGCGGCCCGCCTCAGCTCATGGCCGTCCCGTGCTCCCCAGAACTGGAGGTCCTTGCTGACGAACAATGGGCAGTCGTCGGACTCGAGAGCCTCGTTGGGTGTCTCGAAGTGGAGAGACGGTACGAGCAGGCCGTGACGCAGGCCGAGCAGCACCTTGTGCACGCCGGCGATGCCTGCGGCGGCGGAGGTGTGTCCGATGTTGCTCTTCACGGAGCCGATGGCGCACGACCTCGCGGAGACCCCCCGCTCGCGGTAGACCGTGGTCAGGGCGTCGAGCTCGATCGCGTCCCCGAGTTTCGTACCCGTACCGTGCGTCTCGACGTAACCGATGGACGTCGCGTCGATGCCGTGCCGGTCGTAGACCGTACGCATCAATTCCATCTGGCTGTTGGCGCTGGGGGCTGTGATGCCGTTGGTCTTGCCGTCCTGGTTCGTACCCGAGGCCCGGACCACGCCGTATATGTGATCGTGATCGGCTTCGGCGTCGCTCAGCCGCTTCAGCACCAGGGCTCCGACTCCCTCGCCCGGCACGAAGCCGTCGGCTCCCTGGTCGAACGACCGGCACTGCCCCTGTGGAGACAGCATCTGCGCCCCGGACATCCTGACGTAGGTGCCCGCGAGCAGGTACAGCGAGACACCTCCGACCAGAGCTACGTCGATCTCACCACTGGCCAGTGCCTGCTGGGCGAGGTGCAACGCGACGAGGGAGGACGAGCAGGCGGTGTCGAGCGCGATCGCGGGGCCCTTGAGGTTGAGGAAGTAGGCGATGCGCGCAGCGGCGATCGCATTGCTGCTGCTCGTAGCGACGGTGTCCTCCTCGCTGTCGTTGCCGGACACCAGGAAGCTGTACTCGTTGCCGCTGATGCCCAGGTAGACACCGCACTTCATCCTGCTCAGCGATCCGGGGTCGTAGCCCGCGTCCTCGAAGGCCCGATACGCCTCCTGGAGGAACAGGCGGTGCTGCGGGTCGATACCTTCCGCTTCGGCCGGCGAGATGTTGAAGAACAGCGGGTCAAAGCAGTCCGCGTCCGCCAGGTAGCCCATCGACTTGCAGTACGTCTTGCCCTTCCGGCCGGGGCGGGGGTCGTAGTAGCGGGACACGTCCCACCGGTCGGCGGGTACTTCCCGCACGGAGTCGCGGCCGTCGCGGAGGTTGGCCCAGTACTCGCGGAGGTTCTCAGCGTCCGGGTAGCGCCCGGACATTCCGACGACGGCCGCACGGTCACCGTGCTGGGCACTGTGCGGAGCGCCCCCCGGGAGCCGTGCGGCCCCGGTCACGTCCTCGCCCTGATGCTCGCGCGCCTCGGAAGGAGCATCCAGCCGAGGCACGGATCGCGGCGCGTGCTCCGGAACAGGCGCCCGCACCGGCTCCGTAACGCGCACGGGCTCCGGCTTCGGAACGCGCACCGGCGTCGGCGTCGGCGTCGGCACGAAACTCGGTGCCGGGTCCGGCACCGAGGCCGGCGGAGCGACCTCGACGGCCGGTATCAACTGCTCCACATAAGCAGCCAACTCCACCACCGACGGATAGTCATACAACCGCGTCGCAGTCAACGACGTGCCATACGCCTTGTTGATCGACTTCACCCACTCCACCCCGATGATGGAGTCCAAACCCAGTTCCACGAAATTACGCCGCAGATCAACCTCACTCTCCGACAAGAACAACACCGCCGCGAGCCCAGCCCGCAACTCCTCCCGCAGCACACTCGAAGAACGACCCGACCCACCGCCCCGACCCACCGCAACCGACGGAACAACCGGAGGAGCCGGGGAGACAGCCGTCTCGGGATGGACATCGGACGGAGGCACGAAGCCCGCCTCGAGCAACGGCGCCGGGTCCGGCACCGAGGCCGGCGGAGCGACCTCTACGGCCGGTATCAACTGCTCCACATAAGCAGCCAACTCCACCACCGACGGATAGTCATACAACCGCGTCGCAGTCAACGACGTGCCATACGCCTTATTGATCGACTTCACCCACTCCACCCCGATGATGGAGTCCAAACCCAATTCCACGAAATTACGCCGCAGATCAACCTCACTCTCCGACAAGAACAACACCGCCGCGAGCCCAGCCCGCAACTCCTCCCGCAGCACACTCGAAGAACGACCCGACCCACCGCCCCGACCCACCGCAACCGACGGAACAACCGGAGGAGCCGGGGAGACAGGAGGAGCAGGAACGACCGCCGGAGCGACAGGAGCGGCCGGAACAACCACCGGGGGTGCCGGGAGGGCCGGCCGCCGCATCGCATCGCCCATGTCTGTCAGGCCGACATTCCGGGGCTTGGTGACAGAAGCTGTCGGCAGGACCACCGCCGCGCCCGGATCCTGGAGCAGGATCCGATGCTTCTTCCCGGGGGCGGCACCGGGTGCGGGAGCCGACCGGGCGGAAGCATGCAACACCGTGGGCTCGGCCGGCCTCGTCGGGGCCTTGGCGGGTGGGAACTCCCCTGCGGTCGTCCTCTCCGGAGCACGGCGTCCGTCGGTGGCCCAGTGCGTCGAGCGCGCGAAGGAGTAGCCGGGCAGAGTGACGGTCCTCGGCCTGTCTCCCGTGAACAGCGCGGGCCAGTCCGGGACGGCGCCCCGGCAGTAGAGTTCGCCCAGGGCACTGCACACCTCCCGGTACCGCTCCGCCGGGACTCCGGGTGTCCTGAGCACGTCCAGGAGTGCTCGCGCCTGGACCTCGAGCAACGAACGATCCTGGTCACGTGGCGCTTCGCCACGTCCCACCATGGGGTGTTCCTGGCCGCTCTCCGCCGCCGACAGCACGGAGAGGACGTCCCCGGCACCACTGACGACGACTGAGCAGCGGTGGGCGAAGTGTTGCCTGCCCTCCAGCAGGGTGTAGGCCGTGTCCCTCAGCCGCAGGTGGTCGAGTTCTCCCTGCGCAAGGGCCGAACGGAGCTCCTGGACACGCCGCTGCAGTCCCTCCGGGGTCTTGGCGGAGAGAAGCATCAGCAGGGCCGGGGCCTCGTCGACCGGGGTGGGACGGGCGGGCTCGGAGTAGCTCTCCACCACCATGTGGACGTTGGTCCCGCTCATACCGAAGGAGCTCACCGCGCCGAGCCTCGTCCCGGTGGGTCCGGCCGGCCAGGGCCTGGTCACCTTGTTGACGTAGAAGGGGCTGTCCTTCCACGCGATGTAATCGCTGTCCTGGTCGCAGTTGAGACTCGCCGGGACGACACCGTGCCGTACCGACTGGACGAGGGCGATCAAGCCGACGAGCCCGGACGCCGCCAGGGTGTGACCGACATTCGTCTTGGTGGAGGTCAGTGCGCAGAAGCCGGTCCTGTCAGTGCGTTCCCGGTACGCCTCGTTCAGGGCGTTCACCTCGACGGGGTCGCCGAGCTGTGTTCCCGTGCCGTGGGCCACGATGTGCTCGATGCGCTCGGCATCGATCCCGTGCCGCTCGTAGGTCTGTCGGTAGAGCCGCGCCTGAGCCGCCCCGCTCGGAGCGGTGATGCCGTTCGTCCGGCCGTCGTAGTTCATGCCGCTGCCGCGGATCACCGCCAGGACACGATCGCCGTCGGCCTCCGCCTGGGACAGACGCTTGAGGACGAGGGCGGGTACGGCCTCACCGAGGACCATGCCGTCGGCCCGCTTGTCGAAAGCGTGGCAGACGCCGCTGCCGGAGAGCATCCCGGACTTGCCCATCTCGGTGTAGCCGCGCGCGGTGGTCGCCAGGTTGACGCCGGCGACCACCGCGGTGTCGCACTCGCCGCCTCTGAGGCTCGCGCACGCCTGGTGGGCGGCTGTCAGTCCGGAGGAACAGGCGGTGTTGACGGCCAGCACCGGGCCGGTGAAGTCGAGGAGGTAGGCCAGTCGTGAGGCCATGATCGCCTCGTGCTGGGCGGTGATGCCGCCCTCCCCTCGGGTCAGTTCGGGGTAGTCGCCCTGCTCGGCGCCGACGAACATGCCGATCGTCCCGGCGCGCAGCTTGCGTTCGCCGTAGCCCGCGTCCTCCAGGGCACGCCAGGCTTCCTGGAGCAGCAGCCGCTGGCGCGGGTCCATGTTCCGCGCCTCGCGCGGCGAGATCTCGAAGAACGCGGCGTCGAACTCCGCGATTCCCGGGACGAATCCGCAGCGGACACCCTCGTGCAGCTCGGCTTCCAGCCCGCTCCAGTCGGCGTGGCGGTCGCCGGGAACGGGTGACAGCGCGTTCTTGCCCTGCTGGAGGTTGCCCCAGAACTCGTCGACGGACCGGGCACCGGGGAAACGGCCGCTCATACCGATGACCGCGATCGGTTCCGGTTCATGGTGTGCCCGGGGCCGCGGTGCCGGAGCGGGCACGGGCCGGTCGTCGGTCCGGGCGCCGGAGACCTCCGCATCCGGGGCAGTGGAGGGGGCCTGGGCACTGTCCGAGGCCACGGCCGGCACCGCGTGGCGCCGGCCCAGCGTCTCCCGGTGCTCCGCGATCAGGTGGGCGACCAGCTTCTGCGGGGTGGAGTGGGAGAAGAAGACCGAAGGCAGCACCTCGATCGTGAGGCTCTCGCCGAGGGCCCTGGCCAGTTTGACCAGGCTGACCGAGTCGAACCCGAGCTCGGAGAAGTTCTCGTCGGCATGGATCTGCTCGCGGGGTACCCGCAGTACGTCGACGATGACCGTCTCCAGAGCCGAGAGCACCAGCGCTTCGACGTCCGCGTCCTCAGTGCCGGAGGCGTCCGCGGAGCGGGTGGTGCCCGCACGGGTGACGGGTGCGGCGGGGAGGGCTTCACGCCGTGACCCCGCCGGGGCCGGATCCGGGTCGAACATGCGCCGCACTCGTGCCGGATCACCGGCCATGACGATCTGCTGTGTCTCTCCCTGCCCCAGGAGGTGTTCGAACAGCGTGAGACCCTCGGCTTCGCCCAGCAGGCGCAGCCCACTGGTGGCGAGATACAGCTCGATGCCCTCCGCGTCGTCGAATCCCATGCCGCCGCCGCTCCACAGGGGCCAGTTGATGGCGACCGTCGCCCCGGACAGCGCACCCTGGCGCACCCGCTGGTCGCGGTGGCGGGCGTAGGACGTCTGGAAGCGGTTGGCCACCGAGTAGGCGCAGCCGCCGAAGTCGCCGATGATCGCCGAGGTCGACGAGAAGTAGCAGACGAAGTCGAGGGGTTCTGCGGCGAGCACGTCGTCGAGCACGCGGGTGCCGTCCACCTTGGCGGACAACAGGTCCTGGAAGGACCGGGCGTCATCGGCGAGCAGCGAGCTGCGTTCGGCGACACCGGCGGCGTGCACGACCCCGTGGATCGGGCCGAACCGCTCGTGCACCGCGGCCACCACCTCCCGCATGGCCTGCGGATCGGCGGCATCGGCCTGCGCGTACAGGACCTCGCCGCCCAGCGACTCGATCCTCGCGATGCTGCGACGCTTGTCGGCGTCGAGGGCCGAGCGCCCGGTCAGCACCAGGCGCGCCGACCAGATCCTGGCCAGGTGCTCGGCGAGCAGGAGGCCCAGGCCGCCGGTACCACCCGTGATGAGGTAGGTGCCGTTCGGTTTGAGGAGGTGCTTGCCGGCGCCGGGCAGACTCGGCCGGACACGGCTGGCATGCCGGACACCGGCGCGGTGGAGCGTGCTGCTGGACGCACCGGCGGACCACTCGTGCCACAGGCGGTCGAACCAGGGGCCGCAGGCCGTCCTGTCGGCCGGGTCCTGGAACTCCTCCAGGACCGCGGTGAACTGCACGTCGGGAAGCGCCCTGCCGAGGGACCGCTCGAAGCCGAGCCACGATTCCGCGTACGCCTGTCCGATTCCGTCGCGGAACTCCCCGGCCTGCAGGACACGTCCCACCGGCAGCCCTGAGGCGGCGATCGCCTGCAGGAGATGCACGGTGGCGGTGTACGAGCCGGGCGCCGCTGTGCCGTCCAGGAACCACATGTTCAGGACGCCGTCGACCGTGCCGTACCGCGACCGAATGTCCTCGAACACGCGGACGCAGTCTTCCGGGTTCTGGTGATCGGTCTCGTAGGAGTGATCTGACGTCCGGACGAAGCCCCGCCCCTGAGTGACGAACAGCAGGGTGGCGGCGGGGTCCAGCTCGCGTGCGGTACGCGCCAGCTCGACCTGGTCCGCAGGGTCGGCACAGAGACAGACGAGGGTGTGCGGCGCGTCGACCCGGCGAAGGGCGGGCAGCGCCTCCGGCTCCCAGGACTCCGCGAAGAGGAGGGCTGCCGGATTCTGGTCGTCGCCTGTCACGACGGCGCCGGACGGAGCTGTCACGCCGTGCGGGGCGAGGGCTGCGGCGGAGCGCGTGGTGTCGATCCAGTACCGGTTCCTGGCGAACGGGTAGGAGGGCAGGGAGATGCGGGCCGGGCACCGGCTCCCGTGCAGGGAATGCCAGTCGACGGTGCGGCCCTCGGCCCACAGCGTCAGCAGTCCCGTCAGGTCACGCCGGGCGAGCGCTTCGGACACGCCCGTGCCGGCGGCCTGTGAGCTCGCCCGGCCGCGGACCACCCCTTCGACGTCCTGGCGTCCGTCACCGAAGTCCCGGAGACGGGCGAGGAGGTCCGGCATGGCGGCCACGACGAGACCGAGCCGCTCGCGCATGGCCTCTCGCCCCACCTGGAGGGTGTGGGCGAGTGCGGGCAGGTCACCGGTCGACAGGTTCTTCTGCTCGATCCAGTCCGCGAGCTGCGCTGCCTTCTGCCTCAGCAGCTCGGTGGTGCGGGCCGACAGCACGACGGGGACGGGGCCACCGGCGGCAGGGTCCTGCGCGTCCTCCGGGTTCGGCCGGTACTCCTCGACGACGAGATGTGCGTTGGTACCGCCCGCTCCGAAGGACGAGATGCCTGCGATCCGGGGGAACTCGCGCTCCGTGCCGTCGACGGTGACGACCGGCCGCGGCCAGTCGGCGAGCGTCCGCTGGACAGTGAAGGGCGTGCTGCCGAAGTCGATGTTCGGATTCAGCTCGGTGGAGTGGATGGAGGGCGCGAGCTTGCCGTGCCTCATCTGGAGCAGCACCTTGGTGAGCCCGGAGATGCCTGCGGCGCTCTCGGCGTGGCCGATGTTGCTCTTGACCGATCCGATCGCGCAGAACCGGCCGTCGCGCGTGTGCTCGCGGAAGGCCCGGGTGAGCCCGGCGACCTCGATGGGGTCCCCGAGCGCCGTGCCCGTGCCGTGCGCCTCGATGTAGCTGACCGAGTCCGGGTGGATCCCGGCCTGTCGCCATGCGTCGGTGATCGCACGGGCCTGGGTGACCGGGCTGGGGACCGAGTATCCGTTGGTCTTACCGCCGTGGTTGACGGCGATGCCCCGAATCACCCCGTGGATGTGGTCCCCGTCCTGCACGGCTCGATCGAGGGGCTTCAGCAGGACGGCGCCCACGCCCTCGCCCGGGACGTAGCCGTCGCCTCCCTCACCGAAGCTCTCGCACCGGCCCGTGCTCGAGACGAACCGGCTCTGCCCGAGGTTCAGGTACTTGTTGGGATGGACCGACACGTTCACCCCGCCGGCGATCGCCATGTCACAGACACCGGACCGGATGCTCTGACACGCCAGGTCGATGGCCGTCAGCGACGAGGAGCACATGGTGTCGACGCTCATGCTCGGGCCGTTGAAGTCGAAGAAGTACGAGACCCGGTTGGCGACGGCCGAGATGTTCCCGGACACGGCCACCGGGTTCTTGAGGACCTGCTCCTGAGCTCCGTACAGCTGGTACTCGGAGTACATGACGCCGACGTAGACGCCGACGGCGGGGGTGCGGCCGGAGGCCGTCGGCGCGTTGAGCCGGTCCCGGGTGTAGCCGGCGTCCTCCACGGTCTCGTGGACGCACTGGAGGAACAGACGCTCCTGGGGGTCCATCCGCTCCGCTTCGACCGGTGAGATGTTGAAGAACAGCGGATCGAACTCGTCGACGCCGTCCACGAATCCGCCCCACCTGCTGTACGTCTTGCCGGGGGCGTCCGGGTCCGGATCGAAGTACGCCGCGTGATCCCACCGGTCGGCCGGTATCTCGGTGACGCAGTCGCGTCCGGCGGCGAGGTTCGCCCAGAACTCGTCGACGGTGCGGGCCTTGGGGTAGCGCCCGGCGAGTCCGATGATCGCGATGTCCGTTGCCTGCCGCTCGGGGAGAGCGGGCACGGGTCGGGACGGCTGGTGCGACGGCTTCCCGCCCGTCTGTGCCGACCACCTCGTCGACGACAGGGGTTTGCGCCGTAGCGGTCCCGTGGCTCGACCACCTGTGCGGAACGCCTGGACACCGGCCGCAGGGGTGCCGGCGGCCGGTGCGGCCGTATCCGTCACTGCCGTGCCCGTCGCGGCGGCGCTCGTCATTGCCGTCCCCGTCGCAGCCGTGCCGTTAGCGGCCTCGCCGAGGAGGCTCGACACGTGGGACCGACGGGTGGCGGCCAGGTGCCGGGCCAGCTCGCGGGGCGTACCGAACTCGAAGAACAAGGTGGTGGGCAGCGGCCCGAAGACTGCTTCCATCCGCGCTGTCATGGTCAGGGCCATCACCGAGTCGATACCGAAGCTCTCGAATGCGGCCTGAGCGTCGACCCGGGCGAGGGGGAGCTTGGTGATCTCGGAGAGGAGGTGCTCGAGGTACTCGCTCGCCTTCTCCTCGAGCAGGTCGCTGTCAAAGTGCTTCACGAATCCGTCCCATCGGTGGTGAAAGTAGGGAGCTTCCGCTGCGTCAGGACCGAGGTGTCCCCCAGGGTGCGGCCGGCCGGAGGCACCGGGACCATCACCTGGCTGTGCTCGGAGTGCAGGATCCGGTGGAGGTCCCCGATACCGGCCGCCTCCGGCGGCGGTTCCGCGTCGCCGGGCAGACGTGGCCCCGGCTCCGTGTACGCCGGCTCCGGCAGGCCGTCCGCCCGGAGCGGCCAGTCGACGGACTGGCTGTGCCCGAAGCGCTCGCCGAGGGCGACGAGTTCCTGCCGGTACAGCGCGTAGGCGTCCAGGAACGCGTTCGCCGCGGCGCCGTCGACCTGACCGACACCACCGTTCACTCCGGAGTGCGACGAGAAGGTCACGAAGAAGTCCAGCGGGAGTGACCGGGTCGCCGCGTCCAGGTTCACGACAGCCGCCGCCTTCGGGGCCAGGACGTCCAGGAAGTCCCGGCCCGCCTTGTCGACGATGAGCGCGTCGCGGGTGATCCCGGCGATGTGGATGACTCCGTCTATCCCCCGGTGCCGCTCCAGGATCCGCGCGACCAGTGCGTCCGCCTCGGAGGGGTTGGACATGTCGGCCTGTTCGTAGCACACCACGCTGCCGGCCGCCGGCTTCCACGACGCCTCGTCGGATTCGGGGTCCAGAGGGGGCCTGCCGACGACGATGACGGTCGCGTTCCCCGTCTGAGTGGCGATCTCCCGAGCGACGGCACGTCCGAGCACGTCTCCTCCGCCGGCGAGGAGGTAGACACCGTTCTCCTTCCACGGCAGCGTGCGAGGGGCGGAACGGGACTCGCACTCTGCCCAGGCCCGCACCTCCCGGAGGCCGTCGGCGTACCGCACGAGGGTCTCCTCGGGGCAGCCTCGGTTCTCCCGGATCCGCACCACGGCGCTCTCAGGGGTGTCCGTCCGGTCCAGCACGACGACCTGTCCGGTGAAAGCCGGGTTCTCGAGGCAGGCCGTCCTGAGCATGGCCGAGAGGCCTGGGAGCAGGATCGCGTCCGGGGTGCCGGGGACCACCAGCTGGACGTGGTTGCGGCCGGTGGCTCCACGCATGATGGAGCGCAGGTGCCTCAGTAGCTGCAGGCCGTATGCGGTGTACCGCCTGTCCGGGGCCTCGTCCTCGGAGGTCAGGAGGAACACATCGGCGTCGTCGCCCCGCAGGAAGGGCACCAGCTCGGGCAGTCCGGCGAGCAGCACGGTCGTTCGCGCGCCGGCGGAGCCGGACTGCGGGGCCGGTACGGGGCGAGCCCGCCACTGCGGGCGCAGCAGTACCGGCCGCCCGCCGCGGGCCTCCGTCCCTCCGGCAGGGGCCGTGTCGTGGCGTTCCGCTGCCGGACCGGCCGTGGTCGATGCGGGGTCGTCTCGGTCGGGCGCCTCCCGGTCGAACGTGAGGCCGCCGATCCGTACGCGGACCCGGCCCTGCTCGTCGGCCAGGTCGAGGTCGAACCCGGGATCCTGTCCGTGGCCGGCCTGTTGTGCGCCGGGCCGGACCCAAGCCCACATCGAGGCCGTGCAGGCATCGAGAACGAGGACTTCCTCGATGGCACGGACCACCGCTGGTCCATCGCCGTCATTCGCCCCTTCCCACCCGGCCGGCCGGCCGAGGACGTCGGAGCACGCCTGCACCGCCGCGCCCAGCAGGCCCGGATGCAGTACGAGCCCGTCCTCGGTGTCACGCTCCGGATCAGGCAGCGTCAACTGGATCAGCGCGTGCCCTGACCCGGTCCAGATGTGCTGGACGGCCCGGCGGGCGGGCTCGTTCGCGAGTCCGTCGTCGTGGTGACGCCCGTAGTACTGCTCGGCCGTCAGGCCGGAACTCCCGTATGCCCGCCGCAGGGCGGGGACGTCGAGCACTGCCTCGTCGGCTCCGTCCGCGAAGTAGAGGACACCCTCGCTGTGGGCGGCGGCTCGGGAGTCGCCGTCCCCGCCCAAAGATGTACTCCTGATCCGGAACCGGATGTCGCCGTCGTCCTCCGGGCGCAGGCCGACGTGCACCTCGCGGAGACCGTCGGCCGGACGGAGCGGCTGCGCGAACACGACGTCGCGCAGCACCACCGGCGCCGAGGGCTCGACGGCCGACCGGCTGCTGAGGCAGCACGCGGCCAGCGCCATCTCCAGGAAGGCAGCGCCGGGCACGATCCGAGCGGCGTGATCCCCCAGGAAGCGTTCCTGCCCGGTCACGACGGACGTGAAGCGCTGCTCGGTGAAGTCGGACGTGTTCACCTGGGCCAGCGGATGGAGCGGCGCCGTTCCGCCGTACGCATTCGGTTCGGTCGCGGGCAGGTCGTCGAAGGCGGAGTACCGCTCGGCCGCGAAGGGGTAGGACGGCAACGCGACGCGCCGCGGAGTCCCGGTCCGGTGGAGGGTCCGCCAGTTCACGGGCACACCGCTGACCCACAGTTCGAGCAGTTTCTCGTACTTCCCCTTCTCGGCCCATGCCGCGATCATCACGTCGAGGTCGGAGTCCGACGCGAACAGCGTCAGCATCTGGGCTCCGCCGGCGACCGAGCCACGGACGATCTCTCCGCCCGCGAACCCGCCCGCCAGGAAACGGCCGAGCCTCTCGACGAGGTCGGGCACGGAGGCTGCGACGACACCGAGGCGCTCCTCCCGTGCTTCGCGGCCGACCTGCAGTGTGTAGGCGACGTCCGCGAGCGCGAGCTCCGCGTTCTCGGGGCGGCCCAGCCACTCCACCAGTTGCTCGGCCCGCGTCCTCAACTGCTCGGCCGTGCGCGCGGACAGCGGTATCACGGCACGTGGGTCGGCGTCGGCCGACGGGCGTGGCGTGGGGCTGTCGGGGACGTACTCCGCTATCACGACGTGCGCGTTGGAGCCTGCGGCCCCGAACGCCGACACGCCCGCGACGCGCGGCAGTGCACCGCGCGTGCCGTCGTCCGGCACGGGCGCCGGCCACTCGGCCAGCTCCTGCTGCACCACGAACGGGGTCTGCTCGAAGTCGATGTGCGGGTTGAGCGTCGAGGCGTGCAGTGACGGTGCCAGACGGCCGTGCTGGAGCTGGAGCAGGACCTTGGTGATGCCGGCGATGCCGGCCGCGCTCTCGGCGTGTCCGATGTTGCTCTTCACCGAGCCGATCGCGCAGAACCCCCGGTCGTCGGTGTAGGGGCCGAACGCCTTGCTCAGCCCGGCGATCTCGATCGGGTCGCCGAGGGAGGTGCCGACGCTGTTCGCGTCGATGTAGCTGACGTCCCGGGCGTTCACACCCGCTCGCCTCAGGGCCTCACCGACGACGTCGGCCTGGCCCGACGGTTCCGGTACGGAGTAACCGCTGGTCCTGCCGCGGTGGTTGGCTGCGGTGCCCTTGACCACTCCGTAGATCCGGTCGCCGTCCGCGATCGCTCGTGCCAGTGGTTTGAGCAGGACCGCGCCCACACCCTCCCCCGGCGCGTAGCCGTCGCCTCCGGCGCCGAAGCTGGCGCAGTGACCGTTGCTGGACGCGAGCCGGCCCTGGCTCAGCAGCAGGTACTTGTTCGGGTGCAGCGAGAGGTTCACGCCACCCGCCACCGCCGTGTCGCAGTCGCCCGCCTCCAGGCTCCGGCAGGCCAGGTGCACGGCCATGAGCGACGACGAGCACATCGTGTCGACGCTCATGCTAGGCCCGCGGAAGTTGAACACGTGTGACACCCGGTTCGCGACGGACGCGGAGCTGCCTGACACGACCGGCGCGGCGCCGGCGTCCCCCGACAGGGCGCTGTACAGCTGGTACTCCTGGTACATCACGCCCACGAAGACGCCGACCCGGCCGTCGAGCAGGTTCCCCGTGCGGTCCTTGCCGGTGTCCCGGACGTACCCGGCGTCCTCCAGCGTCTCGTGCACGCACTGGAGGAACAGCCGCTCCTGCGGGTCCATGACCTCGGCCTCGCGCGGGGAGATGCTGAAGAACTGCGGGTCGAAGTCGTAGGCACCTTCGAGGAACCCGCCCCACTTGCTGTAGGACTTCCCCGGTGCCCCCTTGGCGGGGTCGAAGAAGCGCCTGTGGTCCCAGCGGTC includes:
- a CDS encoding SDR family NAD(P)-dependent oxidoreductase: MKHFDSDLLEEKASEYLEHLLSEITKLPLARVDAQAAFESFGIDSVMALTMTARMEAVFGPLPTTLFFEFGTPRELARHLAATRRSHVSSLLGEAANGTAATGTAMTSAAATGTAVTDTAAPAAGTPAAGVQAFRTGGRATGPLRRKPLSSTRWSAQTGGKPSHQPSRPVPALPERQATDIAIIGLAGRYPKARTVDEFWANLAAGRDCVTEIPADRWDHAAYFDPDPDAPGKTYSRWGGFVDGVDEFDPLFFNISPVEAERMDPQERLFLQCVHETVEDAGYTRDRLNAPTASGRTPAVGVYVGVMYSEYQLYGAQEQVLKNPVAVSGNISAVANRVSYFFDFNGPSMSVDTMCSSSLTAIDLACQSIRSGVCDMAIAGGVNVSVHPNKYLNLGQSRFVSSTGRCESFGEGGDGYVPGEGVGAVLLKPLDRAVQDGDHIHGVIRGIAVNHGGKTNGYSVPSPVTQARAITDAWRQAGIHPDSVSYIEAHGTGTALGDPIEVAGLTRAFREHTRDGRFCAIGSVKSNIGHAESAAGISGLTKVLLQMRHGKLAPSIHSTELNPNIDFGSTPFTVQRTLADWPRPVVTVDGTEREFPRIAGISSFGAGGTNAHLVVEEYRPNPEDAQDPAAGGPVPVVLSARTTELLRQKAAQLADWIEQKNLSTGDLPALAHTLQVGREAMRERLGLVVAAMPDLLARLRDFGDGRQDVEGVVRGRASSQAAGTGVSEALARRDLTGLLTLWAEGRTVDWHSLHGSRCPARISLPSYPFARNRYWIDTTRSAAALAPHGVTAPSGAVVTGDDQNPAALLFAESWEPEALPALRRVDAPHTLVCLCADPADQVELARTARELDPAATLLFVTQGRGFVRTSDHSYETDHQNPEDCVRVFEDIRSRYGTVDGVLNMWFLDGTAAPGSYTATVHLLQAIAASGLPVGRVLQAGEFRDGIGQAYAESWLGFERSLGRALPDVQFTAVLEEFQDPADRTACGPWFDRLWHEWSAGASSSTLHRAGVRHASRVRPSLPGAGKHLLKPNGTYLITGGTGGLGLLLAEHLARIWSARLVLTGRSALDADKRRSIARIESLGGEVLYAQADAADPQAMREVVAAVHERFGPIHGVVHAAGVAERSSLLADDARSFQDLLSAKVDGTRVLDDVLAAEPLDFVCYFSSTSAIIGDFGGCAYSVANRFQTSYARHRDQRVRQGALSGATVAINWPLWSGGGMGFDDAEGIELYLATSGLRLLGEAEGLTLFEHLLGQGETQQIVMAGDPARVRRMFDPDPAPAGSRREALPAAPVTRAGTTRSADASGTEDADVEALVLSALETVIVDVLRVPREQIHADENFSELGFDSVSLVKLARALGESLTIEVLPSVFFSHSTPQKLVAHLIAEHRETLGRRHAVPAVASDSAQAPSTAPDAEVSGARTDDRPVPAPAPRPRAHHEPEPIAVIGMSGRFPGARSVDEFWGNLQQGKNALSPVPGDRHADWSGLEAELHEGVRCGFVPGIAEFDAAFFEISPREARNMDPRQRLLLQEAWRALEDAGYGERKLRAGTIGMFVGAEQGDYPELTRGEGGITAQHEAIMASRLAYLLDFTGPVLAVNTACSSGLTAAHQACASLRGGECDTAVVAGVNLATTARGYTEMGKSGMLSGSGVCHAFDKRADGMVLGEAVPALVLKRLSQAEADGDRVLAVIRGSGMNYDGRTNGITAPSGAAQARLYRQTYERHGIDAERIEHIVAHGTGTQLGDPVEVNALNEAYRERTDRTGFCALTSTKTNVGHTLAASGLVGLIALVQSVRHGVVPASLNCDQDSDYIAWKDSPFYVNKVTRPWPAGPTGTRLGAVSSFGMSGTNVHMVVESYSEPARPTPVDEAPALLMLLSAKTPEGLQRRVQELRSALAQGELDHLRLRDTAYTLLEGRQHFAHRCSVVVSGAGDVLSVLSAAESGQEHPMVGRGEAPRDQDRSLLEVQARALLDVLRTPGVPAERYREVCSALGELYCRGAVPDWPALFTGDRPRTVTLPGYSFARSTHWATDGRRAPERTTAGEFPPAKAPTRPAEPTVLHASARSAPAPGAAPGKKHRILLQDPGAAVVLPTASVTKPRNVGLTDMGDAMRRPALPAPPVVVPAAPVAPAVVPAPPVSPAPPVVPSVAVGRGGGSGRSSSVLREELRAGLAAVLFLSESEVDLRRNFVELGLDSIIGVEWVKSINKAYGTSLTATRLYDYPSVVELAAYVEQLIPAVEVAPPASVPDPAPLLEAGFVPPSDVHPETAVSPAPPVVPSVAVGRGGGSGRSSSVLREELRAGLAAVLFLSESEVDLRRNFVELGLDSIIGVEWVKSINKAYGTSLTATRLYDYPSVVELAAYVEQLIPAVEVAPPASVPDPAPSFVPTPTPTPVRVPKPEPVRVTEPVRAPVPEHAPRSVPRLDAPSEAREHQGEDVTGAARLPGGAPHSAQHGDRAAVVGMSGRYPDAENLREYWANLRDGRDSVREVPADRWDVSRYYDPRPGRKGKTYCKSMGYLADADCFDPLFFNISPAEAEGIDPQHRLFLQEAYRAFEDAGYDPGSLSRMKCGVYLGISGNEYSFLVSGNDSEEDTVATSSSNAIAAARIAYFLNLKGPAIALDTACSSSLVALHLAQQALASGEIDVALVGGVSLYLLAGTYVRMSGAQMLSPQGQCRSFDQGADGFVPGEGVGALVLKRLSDAEADHDHIYGVVRASGTNQDGKTNGITAPSANSQMELMRTVYDRHGIDATSIGYVETHGTGTKLGDAIELDALTTVYRERGVSARSCAIGSVKSNIGHTSAAAGIAGVHKVLLGLRHGLLVPSLHFETPNEALESDDCPLFVSKDLQFWGARDGHELRRAAVSSFGFSGTNAHVVLEEYRYA